In the Paenibacillus sp. FSL H7-0357 genome, one interval contains:
- a CDS encoding M20 family metallopeptidase, with protein sequence MKNIREEQQADYDWLADRIEHKREMFTQLSDQIWGLAETKFEEFESAGLLADQLELSGFRVERHGGGLPTAFIGTYGSGSPVIAVLGEFDALPNMSQQAGVTVEQALQNKGNGHGCGHHLLGTGSLAAVIAVKEYMDKKGLPGTIRYYGCPAEEGGSGKTFMVREGLFDDVDAALTWHPGYNNAVVSQTSSANVQLRYRFQGKSAHAGISPHKGRSALDAVELMNVGANYLREHIPPGARFHYAVTETGGHFPNVVQAVAEVVYLIRAPEMQQVNEIYQRINDVAKGAALMTGTEVDIQFEKACSNLIPNVTLEEVMYRCFTNLGIPAFTEDEQSYASEILTTLEPVQTGAVNGGGLLKTLDPYEPVSGIMLGSTDVSDVSWVVPTAQLETVCYASETPFHSWQMVAQGMTSASHKGMLHAAKVMAATAVELLMHHDILEEAKQELRNRGGMEGYTCPIPAHVNPPVKERLFRQQPE encoded by the coding sequence TTGAAGAACATACGTGAGGAGCAGCAAGCTGATTATGATTGGTTGGCGGATAGGATTGAGCATAAGCGGGAAATGTTTACGCAACTAAGCGATCAAATCTGGGGATTGGCAGAAACCAAGTTCGAAGAGTTTGAGTCGGCGGGTCTGCTGGCAGATCAGCTGGAGCTGTCCGGCTTCCGGGTCGAGCGTCATGGCGGGGGTCTTCCAACCGCATTTATCGGTACGTATGGCTCGGGAAGTCCGGTTATTGCCGTATTGGGGGAATTCGACGCGTTGCCAAATATGAGCCAGCAGGCGGGTGTAACGGTTGAACAGGCGCTTCAGAACAAGGGGAACGGCCACGGCTGCGGCCATCATCTGCTTGGAACGGGCTCACTGGCAGCCGTTATCGCCGTTAAGGAATATATGGACAAGAAGGGGCTTCCGGGAACGATCCGTTACTACGGCTGTCCGGCTGAGGAAGGCGGATCCGGCAAAACCTTCATGGTACGCGAAGGCCTCTTCGATGATGTGGATGCGGCCTTAACCTGGCATCCGGGCTATAACAATGCAGTGGTGTCACAAACGTCATCGGCCAATGTCCAGCTCCGCTACAGGTTCCAAGGCAAAAGTGCACACGCCGGCATAAGTCCTCATAAGGGAAGAAGCGCCCTGGATGCCGTGGAATTGATGAACGTGGGGGCCAATTACTTGAGGGAGCATATCCCGCCGGGAGCACGGTTCCATTACGCGGTGACCGAGACGGGCGGACATTTCCCGAACGTGGTGCAGGCCGTAGCCGAGGTTGTTTATTTAATTCGCGCACCGGAAATGCAGCAGGTGAACGAGATTTATCAGCGAATAAACGATGTGGCGAAGGGGGCGGCGTTGATGACCGGAACAGAAGTGGACATTCAATTCGAAAAGGCTTGCTCCAATCTCATTCCAAACGTAACGCTGGAAGAGGTTATGTATCGATGTTTCACAAATTTGGGCATACCTGCGTTTACAGAGGACGAGCAAAGCTATGCAAGCGAAATCTTAACAACGCTGGAGCCTGTACAGACAGGGGCTGTGAACGGGGGAGGACTGCTGAAAACGCTTGACCCATACGAACCTGTCAGCGGAATAATGTTAGGCTCTACTGACGTATCGGATGTAAGCTGGGTTGTGCCGACGGCTCAGCTGGAGACCGTCTGCTACGCGTCGGAAACGCCATTTCATTCCTGGCAGATGGTGGCGCAAGGGATGACCTCAGCCAGCCATAAGGGCATGCTGCATGCAGCAAAGGTCATGGCTGCAACCGCAGTCGAACTGCTTATGCACCATGACATTCTGGAAGAAGCGAAGCAGGAGCTTAGAAACCGGGGCGGCATGGAAGGTTATACCTGCCCGATTCCCGCTCATGTCAATCCACCGGTGAAGGAACGGTTATTCCGGCAGCAGCCTGAATAA
- a CDS encoding cysteine hydrolase family protein — MNKIPEHSALIVVDIQNDMESDAIPVMEGGTCMLNSPKVIKHFRELGLPVIQIRELHRADLSDFGRELDGVEKIHCLEGTPAEEFHPSTAPIEGEYIITKRRYSGFFATDLDLLLRCLGVKRLFLIGGMTDICVRFTAVDAHQHDYHFHVVSDAVIGTSHQAHNMALKNMEYLQTGANITTEQVLALSL, encoded by the coding sequence ATGAACAAAATACCTGAACATAGCGCCCTCATCGTCGTAGACATCCAGAACGACATGGAGAGCGATGCCATTCCCGTCATGGAGGGCGGCACTTGTATGCTGAACTCGCCCAAGGTTATCAAGCATTTCCGTGAGCTGGGTCTGCCAGTCATCCAAATCCGCGAGCTTCACCGCGCCGACCTCAGCGATTTCGGGCGCGAGCTCGACGGTGTGGAGAAGATTCACTGCCTGGAAGGCACTCCGGCCGAAGAATTCCATCCGTCGACCGCGCCAATCGAAGGCGAATATATTATTACCAAACGGCGGTACAGCGGCTTCTTCGCGACTGACCTCGACCTGCTGCTCCGCTGCCTAGGCGTCAAACGCCTATTCCTCATCGGCGGCATGACAGACATCTGCGTCCGCTTCACAGCCGTTGATGCACACCAGCATGACTATCACTTTCATGTCGTATCAGACGCCGTAATCGGCACCAGTCATCAGGCACATAACATGGCGCTCAAGAACATGGAATATCTGCAGACCGGTGCTAACATAACTACGGAGCAGGTTCTCGCTCTATCTCTGTAA
- a CDS encoding cysteine hydrolase family protein codes for MITIPEHSVYILIDVQNSDPAKSRGLTPQRQAYLKNVERVTEYFRTRGDVPIVHIREIHRKDLIDFGRELDGAENIHCVEGNPEATYYEPTAPIEGEYTVDKRRYSAFFGTDLEILLRGLKAEHLFLVGGMTDICVHYTAVDAHQYNYHVHVFKEAVGTPSSDEVAQAALDNIEYFQTGSIISVEDLFN; via the coding sequence ATGATTACGATACCCGAACATAGCGTGTACATCCTGATTGATGTGCAGAACTCGGATCCTGCAAAATCGCGCGGCCTGACTCCACAAAGACAGGCTTATCTCAAAAACGTGGAACGCGTAACTGAATATTTCCGCACACGCGGCGATGTGCCGATTGTGCATATTCGCGAGATTCACCGCAAAGACCTGATCGACTTTGGCCGGGAGCTTGACGGCGCCGAGAATATCCATTGTGTGGAAGGGAATCCCGAAGCCACCTATTATGAGCCTACAGCACCCATCGAAGGAGAATACACGGTCGACAAACGCCGCTATAGTGCCTTCTTCGGCACTGACCTGGAAATTCTGCTGCGCGGCCTCAAGGCTGAGCACCTGTTCCTGGTTGGGGGCATGACAGACATTTGTGTGCATTATACTGCGGTAGACGCGCATCAATACAACTATCATGTGCATGTGTTCAAAGAAGCTGTTGGCACGCCAAGCAGTGACGAAGTAGCTCAAGCCGCACTAGACAACATTGAATACTTTCAAACTGGCTCGATCATCTCTGTCGAGGATTTATTTAACTAA
- a CDS encoding ABC transporter substrate-binding protein, producing the protein MKQKKFGFIQTGATLLASVAMLSSLLACGNTNSADGSADAAGGNSSAAPAKSPVTVKTAYAPFIGGIGIYALDDKKFDLDHNVDLKIGAFGATSPLMSVMTGDVDMAFTTLQSYLVSVNALIEEGSDITTLPKIVYLHNASTGADGIVSDASIKSVADLKGKSVSAQYGEVTHYMLAKALATAGMTIDDVKLVDMGPGKGGAAFVAGSVDAATTFEPYLSQGTTSRDGNIIISTADMENTILDVVVVSAKNAAEKPEWLLNTLKAVEDATQYIEGDLDAAAELTADDLQVSAEEVKAMFPTVHLYTLADNVEGIGEGGWIYDTMQDVVDFYTSIGIIKEPFDVTQLVSTDFLWE; encoded by the coding sequence ATGAAACAAAAAAAATTCGGCTTCATTCAAACGGGTGCGACCCTGCTGGCCTCGGTGGCCATGCTGTCCAGCTTATTGGCTTGCGGAAACACGAATTCGGCGGATGGTTCAGCTGATGCTGCAGGCGGCAACAGCTCTGCCGCTCCGGCAAAAAGTCCTGTTACCGTGAAAACGGCCTATGCGCCATTCATCGGCGGAATTGGCATTTATGCACTGGATGATAAGAAATTCGACCTCGACCATAACGTTGACCTGAAAATCGGCGCGTTTGGAGCCACCTCTCCTCTGATGAGTGTCATGACTGGCGATGTAGACATGGCCTTTACGACTCTCCAATCCTATTTGGTTTCAGTGAATGCACTTATTGAAGAAGGCTCCGATATTACCACGTTGCCAAAAATCGTCTATTTGCATAATGCTTCTACGGGCGCAGACGGCATTGTATCCGATGCAAGCATCAAGAGCGTGGCTGACCTGAAAGGAAAATCTGTTAGTGCTCAATACGGCGAGGTAACCCACTATATGCTGGCCAAGGCACTTGCTACGGCAGGGATGACTATAGACGATGTCAAGCTCGTAGATATGGGGCCGGGCAAAGGCGGCGCCGCGTTTGTGGCCGGCAGCGTAGATGCAGCAACCACTTTCGAGCCTTATCTGTCCCAAGGCACAACCTCGCGCGATGGTAATATTATCATTTCGACTGCCGACATGGAGAATACGATTCTGGATGTCGTGGTAGTATCCGCCAAAAACGCTGCAGAGAAGCCGGAATGGCTGCTAAACACGCTTAAAGCGGTGGAAGACGCAACTCAATACATCGAAGGTGATCTGGATGCAGCTGCGGAGCTGACAGCTGACGATCTGCAAGTAAGTGCCGAAGAAGTCAAAGCGATGTTCCCTACCGTTCATTTGTACACACTGGCCGATAATGTGGAAGGCATCGGTGAAGGCGGCTGGATTTACGACACCATGCAGGACGTCGTTGATTTCTACACATCCATCGGTATAATCAAAGAACCGTTTGACGTAACACAGCTTGTATCTACAGACTTTTTGTGGGAATAG
- a CDS encoding MATE family efflux transporter — MRQASFIATFHEDKAFLKGFLLLSLPIGLQSMLTSITNTFASLMVGQLGDLQVSAVSLAGQVFFILNLMIVGIVSGSTIFLSQYYGKGDQHNLKIASAVAFALVLAVSALFTLIGLLFPAEVLHIFSNEQEVVEQAANYLQTVCISYLPTGLSLACTMIYRNIGRAGLPLRITLLTIIIDIILSYMLIFGYAGLPVLGIQGAAVAIVIARTIEMLITTSILYSKFKSFAPTLRNLFSAKKEFLAVFFKTSAPVILNETVWSIGYALYSVVFYHMGYAVGAAVGIAKVLEQLLIALFIGTGQAAAIILGQTIGEGKPEKAPYYSNRMATYTALGGVLLGIIMMTCVPLFLNLYQAISQEVRDTIVLIVIYLAVIMPIKGMNFIHIMGTLRAGGDTKMCFIIDNVALWCVSLPLTFLTGYALNLGIEIVFLFVILDDLFKFTLVRIRIRGNKWIHNLVE; from the coding sequence ATGCGACAAGCTAGCTTTATCGCTACATTCCATGAGGATAAGGCTTTTCTGAAAGGCTTCCTGCTCTTATCACTTCCTATCGGCCTGCAAAGCATGTTGACCAGCATCACCAACACCTTCGCTTCCTTAATGGTAGGCCAGCTTGGAGACCTGCAGGTATCTGCTGTCAGTCTGGCGGGGCAAGTCTTTTTCATTCTCAATCTGATGATTGTCGGCATTGTCAGCGGCTCTACCATTTTTCTGTCGCAATATTACGGTAAAGGCGATCAGCACAATCTCAAGATCGCATCGGCTGTCGCATTTGCCCTCGTGCTTGCGGTTAGTGCCTTGTTCACTCTGATCGGCCTGCTGTTCCCGGCAGAGGTGCTCCATATTTTCTCCAATGAGCAAGAGGTGGTTGAGCAGGCTGCCAATTATCTGCAGACGGTGTGCATCAGTTATTTGCCTACAGGGTTGTCCCTGGCCTGCACAATGATCTACCGGAATATCGGGCGGGCCGGCCTGCCTCTCCGGATCACTCTTTTGACGATCATCATCGACATTATTCTCAGCTATATGCTCATCTTCGGCTATGCCGGTCTGCCTGTTCTCGGTATTCAGGGGGCTGCCGTTGCCATTGTAATTGCCAGAACGATAGAAATGCTGATTACGACTTCCATTCTGTACAGCAAGTTCAAAAGCTTTGCTCCGACACTCCGGAATCTATTCTCGGCAAAAAAGGAATTTCTAGCAGTATTCTTTAAAACCTCCGCTCCGGTCATTTTAAATGAGACGGTGTGGAGTATCGGTTACGCCTTGTATAGCGTCGTCTTCTATCATATGGGCTACGCGGTCGGGGCAGCCGTCGGGATCGCCAAAGTGCTGGAACAGCTGCTAATCGCATTGTTTATCGGAACCGGACAAGCTGCCGCGATTATTCTCGGTCAGACCATTGGAGAAGGTAAACCGGAGAAGGCTCCTTATTATTCCAACCGTATGGCGACCTATACCGCTCTCGGCGGAGTACTGCTGGGCATTATTATGATGACCTGTGTGCCGCTCTTCCTGAATCTGTACCAGGCAATTTCGCAGGAAGTCCGCGATACCATTGTCCTGATCGTCATCTATCTGGCAGTCATCATGCCCATCAAGGGAATGAACTTCATTCACATTATGGGAACGCTCCGGGCCGGCGGCGATACGAAGATGTGCTTCATCATTGATAATGTAGCCCTGTGGTGCGTATCCCTTCCGCTCACATTCCTGACCGGCTACGCGCTTAATCTCGGCATCGAAATCGTGTTTCTGTTCGTAATTCTGGATGACTTGTTCAAGTTCACGCTGGTACGCATCCGGATTCGGGGCAACAAGTGGATTCACAATCTGGTGGAATGA
- a CDS encoding ABC transporter ATP-binding protein produces the protein MQQVPAIKISCKNLNKIYRSKKTETFALENINIDIANNEFISVVGPSGCGKSTLLRIFAGLDEATSGDILLDNRVMTGPGADRGMVFQAYTLFPWLTVEKNIRFGLKLKKMPKAEADQIVEKYLNLVGLTDFRNRLPKELSGGMKQRVAIARALANNPEVLLMDEPFGALDPDTKGNMQLQLRELWEKEKHTVIFITHDIEEAVFLSQRVYVMSSRPGRVIADIPIDLPQKRDLELKDTPEFIQIRKKIHSLLHSKDFGNDLHATS, from the coding sequence ATGCAGCAAGTGCCAGCCATCAAAATTTCCTGCAAAAACCTCAACAAGATTTACCGATCCAAAAAAACGGAAACCTTCGCTCTTGAGAACATCAACATTGATATTGCCAACAATGAATTCATTAGTGTCGTTGGCCCCTCCGGCTGCGGCAAATCGACCCTGCTCCGCATTTTTGCCGGACTGGACGAAGCAACCTCCGGCGATATCCTGCTCGACAACCGCGTCATGACCGGCCCGGGCGCGGACCGCGGCATGGTATTCCAGGCGTATACTCTATTTCCATGGCTGACAGTAGAGAAGAACATCCGCTTTGGGCTAAAGCTGAAGAAAATGCCCAAGGCGGAGGCGGATCAAATCGTCGAGAAATACTTGAACCTAGTGGGCTTAACCGATTTTCGCAACAGGCTGCCCAAAGAGCTGTCCGGCGGTATGAAACAGCGGGTAGCCATTGCCCGAGCGCTGGCCAACAATCCGGAGGTACTGCTGATGGACGAGCCCTTTGGCGCACTTGATCCCGACACCAAAGGAAATATGCAGCTGCAGCTGCGGGAATTGTGGGAGAAGGAGAAGCATACCGTCATCTTTATTACACACGACATCGAGGAAGCCGTCTTCCTGTCCCAGCGTGTGTATGTTATGAGCTCCCGCCCGGGGCGGGTCATTGCGGATATCCCGATTGATCTGCCGCAGAAGCGCGATCTGGAGCTTAAGGACACACCGGAATTTATCCAGATCCGCAAAAAAATCCATAGCCTTCTGCATTCAAAAGATTTCGGGAATGACCTTCATGCGACAAGCTAG
- a CDS encoding ABC transporter permease, with translation MNNRGLLRNLFRIRRDINPRLFNSIMIITFLLLILLWYVGSNFSGINPIFLPTPQATFSYLFTAILDGSILQDITISCYRVLMGFLIAVVIGVPLGLLSGTYKIINAVTKPLIEFFRYLPVSALIPLIMVWTGVGETAKITIIVVGAVFSMTAMIADIVKGIQIDLINTAYTLGASQAQVIRNVIIPAIMPNVMDTMRMVMGWAWTYLIMAEMLASSSGLGYNIMIAERFMKTYIIFGGIFVIGILGLLFDRIFAFINKRLFHWAEDV, from the coding sequence GTGAACAACAGAGGTCTGCTGCGAAATCTGTTTCGGATTCGTCGGGATATTAATCCTCGTCTATTTAATTCTATTATGATCATCACTTTCTTGCTGCTGATTTTGCTGTGGTATGTTGGGAGCAACTTTTCGGGCATCAACCCGATCTTCCTGCCTACACCTCAAGCGACCTTCTCTTACCTGTTCACAGCTATCCTGGATGGAAGCATCTTGCAGGATATCACTATCAGCTGCTATCGCGTGCTGATGGGCTTTCTTATCGCGGTTGTGATCGGCGTTCCGCTGGGCCTGCTGTCAGGCACCTATAAAATCATAAACGCTGTAACCAAACCGTTGATCGAATTCTTCCGCTACCTGCCCGTATCGGCGCTGATACCGCTGATCATGGTCTGGACAGGCGTAGGTGAGACGGCAAAAATTACGATTATTGTCGTCGGCGCCGTCTTTTCGATGACCGCCATGATTGCAGATATCGTCAAAGGCATTCAGATCGACCTGATCAACACTGCTTATACGCTGGGAGCCTCTCAAGCCCAGGTGATCCGCAATGTCATTATCCCCGCCATTATGCCGAATGTCATGGACACGATGCGCATGGTTATGGGCTGGGCATGGACGTACCTGATTATGGCGGAAATGCTGGCTTCCAGCTCCGGGCTTGGCTACAACATCATGATCGCAGAACGGTTTATGAAGACTTACATCATCTTTGGCGGCATTTTTGTCATCGGAATTCTCGGTTTGCTGTTCGACCGTATATTTGCCTTCATCAACAAGCGCCTGTTCCACTGGGCCGAAGACGTGTAA
- a CDS encoding PucR family transcriptional regulator: MTPTGVSAEEASPSFRCSDLYDMESLQNLKLLAGKDRLDNIISRVNIMEVPDIQNWAQANEFLVTTGYSYQNNMDAFLELIPHLVNRGVAAFGIKPKRFIAEIPQKIIDCAEAHGLPLFELPESTIFSNVVREVMEKVITFETRNILLLQRRLEQVSELMLHGYDMPGILEVVGEMIGNPISILNAFSQFIVSPGQLDYFKSFYDHLLSFDSRSSPKHSTIHAMVAADHNVNLHVFNLWETERDPILVLVAEKNGACSELDLSTVSRILPLLNIRLSGENTYKLVQAKYFDDFLKDWLMGCIPSSEDLDIKGQFYGCSNLSACSYRVVIVKFHSSVQPTPDSAILSRLNHMEPRSPSLFTSMSGKIVALMPQTDGSSDDPHNKAEALAGQIAEACGTTEFSLCIGESSSALSINTGYIDTENLYIASCISRENSRLITWKQLGIYTILSLLPKHANVEKFLDRFIRPLVLYDKAHNSSLILTLTAYFQVGCNIKITAQAMYTHYNTVVYRLDKIKTILGISFDDPELRLQLQLGLKIYEMGE; encoded by the coding sequence TGGAAGTTCCGGATATTCAGAACTGGGCACAGGCAAATGAGTTTCTGGTGACCACCGGCTATTCCTACCAGAATAATATGGACGCCTTCCTTGAGCTTATCCCCCATCTGGTGAACCGGGGTGTAGCGGCATTCGGCATTAAGCCCAAGCGGTTTATTGCCGAGATTCCGCAGAAGATCATTGATTGCGCAGAAGCTCACGGACTGCCGTTGTTCGAGCTTCCGGAATCGACCATTTTCTCCAATGTGGTGCGTGAGGTCATGGAGAAGGTGATCACATTTGAAACCCGGAACATTCTGTTGCTGCAGCGCCGCCTTGAACAGGTATCGGAGTTGATGCTCCACGGGTATGATATGCCGGGAATTCTTGAGGTCGTCGGGGAGATGATCGGCAATCCGATCTCTATACTGAATGCTTTCAGCCAGTTCATCGTTTCCCCCGGGCAGCTGGACTATTTCAAGTCCTTCTACGACCACCTTCTAAGCTTTGATTCCAGATCTTCTCCCAAGCACAGCACTATTCATGCCATGGTTGCCGCAGATCACAACGTCAACCTGCATGTCTTCAACCTATGGGAGACAGAGAGAGACCCGATCCTGGTGCTGGTCGCGGAGAAGAACGGAGCCTGCAGCGAGCTCGATCTGTCCACAGTGTCCCGGATTCTCCCGCTGCTGAACATCCGGCTTAGCGGTGAGAACACCTATAAGCTGGTTCAGGCCAAATACTTTGATGATTTCCTGAAAGACTGGCTGATGGGCTGCATCCCAAGCTCCGAGGATCTCGATATTAAAGGCCAGTTCTACGGGTGCAGCAATCTGTCAGCCTGCAGCTACCGTGTAGTCATCGTGAAATTCCACTCCAGCGTGCAGCCGACACCGGACTCCGCCATTCTATCGAGGCTTAATCATATGGAGCCCAGAAGTCCATCCCTCTTTACGTCGATGTCCGGCAAAATCGTCGCGCTTATGCCTCAGACTGACGGAAGCAGCGATGATCCACATAATAAGGCGGAAGCCTTGGCGGGACAGATTGCAGAAGCATGCGGCACAACTGAGTTCTCCTTATGCATTGGTGAATCCAGCAGCGCACTCTCTATTAATACGGGATATATCGATACTGAGAATTTATATATTGCCTCCTGTATCAGCCGGGAGAATTCCAGACTGATTACCTGGAAGCAGCTTGGCATCTATACGATACTCTCACTGCTCCCCAAGCATGCCAACGTCGAGAAGTTTCTCGACCGCTTTATCCGGCCGCTCGTGCTGTACGACAAAGCCCATAATTCCAGCTTAATTCTAACACTGACCGCCTACTTTCAAGTGGGCTGCAACATCAAAATCACCGCACAAGCCATGTATACCCACTATAATACCGTCGTTTACCGCCTCGATAAGATCAAGACGATACTCGGCATCTCGTTCGACGATCCGGAATTACGGCTTCAGTTACAACTGGGTTTAAAGATTTACGAAATGGGAGAGTAG